A stretch of the Macaca mulatta isolate MMU2019108-1 chromosome 16, T2T-MMU8v2.0, whole genome shotgun sequence genome encodes the following:
- the ZBTB4 gene encoding zinc finger and BTB domain-containing protein 4: MPPPAEVTDPSHAPAVLRQLNEQRLRGLFCDVTLIAGDTKFPAHRSVLAASSPFFREALLTSAPLPLPPATGGSAPNPATTTAASSSSSSSSSSSSSSSSASSSSSSSSSSPPPASPPASSPPRVLELPGVPAAAFSDVLNFIYSARLALPGGGGDGAAVAEIGALGRRLGISRLQGLGEGGDAWVPPTPAPMATSQPEEDSFGPRPRPAGEWEGDRAEAQAPDLQCSLPRRPLPCPQCGKSFIHPKRLQTHEAQCRRGASTRGSTGLGAGGAGPGGPAGVDASALPPPAGFRGGPEHVVKVVGGHVLYVCAACERSYVTLSSLKRHSNVHSWRRKYPCRYCEKVFALAEYRTKHEVWHTGERRYQCIFCWETFVTYYNLKTHQRAFHGISPGLLASEKTPNGGYKPKLNTLKLYRLLPMRAAKRPYKTYSQGAPEAPLSPSLNTPAPVAMPASPPPGPPPAPEPGPPPSVITFAHPAPSVIVHGGSSSGGGGSGTASTGGSQAASVITYTAPPRPPKKREYPPPPPEPAATPTSPATAASPATAAGPATATATEEAKGRNPRAGRTLTYTAKPVGGIGGGGGAPAGPGRGPSQLQAPPPLCQITVRIGEEAIVKRRISETDLRPGELSGEEMEETEDDEEEEDEEEEEDEEESKAGGEDQLWRPYYSYKPKRKAGAAGGASVGGSGPPRGRRPPRWRQKLERRSWEETPAAESPAGRARTERRHRCGDCAQTFATLRKLRKHQEAHGGGSHSSRAGRRPSTRFTCPHCAKVCKTAAALSRHGQRHAAERPGGTPTPVIAYSKGSAGTRPGDVKEEAPQEMQVSSSSGEAGGGSTAAEEASETASLQDPVISGGEEPPVVAGGGSYAYPPVQEFPLALIGGGREPGGGRGKSGSEGPVGAGEGDRMEGIGAAKVTFYPEPYPLVYGPQLLAAYPYNFSNLAALPVALNMVLPDEKGGGALPFLPGVFGYAVNPQAAPPTPPTPPPPTLPPPVPPKGEGERAGVERTQKGDVG; encoded by the exons ATGCCCCCCCCTGCAGAGGTGACGGACCCATCTCATGCCCCCGCCGTCCTGCGCCAGCTCAATGAACAGCGGCTCCGTGGCCTCTTCTGTGACGTCACCCTCATAGCCGGAGACACCAAGTTCCCTGCTCACCGCAGCGTCCTGGCTGCTTCGAGTCCCTTCTTCAGAGAGGCCCTGCTCACTTCAGCTCCACTGCCCCTCCCACCAGCTACAGGGGGCTCCGCACCCAACCCTGCCACCACCAcagctgcctcttcctcctcctcgtcTTCCTCGtcgtcttcctcttcctcctcctctgcttcctcttcttcctcctcttcctcttcctctccccctccaGCCTCTCCCCCTGCTTCTTCCCCGCCCCGGGTCCTGGAGTTGCCAGGGGTCCCAGCAGCTGCGTTTTCTGATGTCCTCAACTTCATCTATAGCGCCCGGCTCGCACTGCCCGGTGGTGGAGGGGACGGTGCAGCTGTAGCAGAGATTGGAGCTTTGGGGCGCCGTCTGGGCATCTCCCGTCTTCAGGGCCTAGGGGAGGGAGGTGATGCCTGGGTACCTCCTACCCCAGCCCCCATGGCCACCTCGCAGCCTGAAGAGGACAGCTTCGGGCCCCGGCCCAGGCCAGCTGGGGAGTGGGAGGGTGACAGGGCTGAGGCCCAGGCCCCTGACTTGCAGTGCTCCCTACCCCGGcggcccctcccctgcccccaatGTGGAAAAAGCTTCATCCATCCCAAACGGCTGCAGACCCATGAGGCCCAGTGCCGACGAGGGGCTAGCACTCGGGGGTCTACAGGGCTGGGAGCCGGGGGCGCTGGCCCTGGTGGTCCTGCAGGGGTGGACGCCTCAGCCCTGCCTCCACCGGCGGGCTTCCGAGGAGGCCCCGAGCACGTGGTGAAGGTGGTGGGAGGCCACGTGTTGTATGTGTGCGCAGCTTGTGAGCGTTCCTATGTGACCCTGTCCAGTCTGAAGAGACACAGCAATGTACACTCGTGGCGGAGGAAGTACCCCTGCCGCTATTGCGAGAAAGTGTTCGCCCTGGCGGAGTACCGCACGAAGCATGAGGTGTGGCACACGGGGGAGCGCAG GTACCAGTGCATCTTCTGTTGGGAGACCTTTGTCACTTATTATAACCTGAAGACCCACCAGCGAGCCTTCCATGGCATTAGCCCGGGCCTCCTCGCCAGTGAGAAGACACCCAATGGAGGCTACAAGCCCAAGCTCAATACACTCAAGCTCTACCGCCTGCTCCCCATGCGGGCAGCCAAGCGGCCCTACAAGACCTACAGCCAGGGAGCCCCGGAGGCCCCTCTTTCTCCAAGCCTCAACACACCGGCCCCTGTGGCAATGCCAGCCAGCCCGCCGCCTGGGCCCCCACCTGCCCCAGAGCCTGGCCCTCCACCCTCTGTCATCACTTTTGCCCACCCAGCCCCCTCTGTCATTGTCCATGGGGGCAGTAGCAGTGGTGGAGGGGGGAGTGGGACGGCCAGCACAGGAGGGTCCCAAGCCGCCTCGGTTATCACTTACACTGCTCCCCCGAGGCCACCCAAGAAACGAGAATACCCACCTCCTCCCCCTGAGCCTGCAGCCACACCCACCAGCCCAGCCACAGCAGCCAGCCCAGCCACCGCTGCAGGGCCAGCCACGGCCACCGCCACGGAGGAGGCCAAGGGCCGGAATCCACGGGCCGGAAGGACTCTGACTTACACAGCCAAGCCAGTGGGCGGGATTGGTGGAGGTGGGGGAGCCCCCGCAGGGCCTGGCCGGGGCCCCTCTCagctgcaggctccacctccactGTGTCAGATCACTGTGCGAATCGGGGAGGAGGCCATTGTCAAGCGCCGCATCTCAGAGACTGATCTGCGTCCTGGGGAGCTGAGCGGAGAGGAGATGGAGGAGACTGAAgatgatgaagaggaggaggacgaagaggaggaggaggatgaggaggaatcAAAGGCTGGTGGGGAGGACCAGCTCTGGAGGCCCTACTACTCCTACAAGCCTAAGCGCAAGGCTGGAGCTGCTGGAGGTGCCAGTGTGGGGGGTAGTGGGCCGCCCCGAGGCCGCCGGCCACCACGCTGGAGGCAGAAGCTAGAACGGAGGAGCTGGGAGGAAACCCCAGCAGCCGAGAGCCCAGCGGGACGTGCCCGCACAGAGCGGAGGCACCGCTGTGGGGACTGTGCCCAGACCTTTGCCACCCTGAGAAAGCTGCGAAAGCACCAAGAGGCCCACGGTGGGGGCTCCCACAGCTCCCGGGCCGGACGGAGGCCCTCCACCCGCTTTACCTGCCCCCACTGCGCCAAGGTGTGCAAGACCGCAGCTGCCCTGAGCCGCCACGGGCAGAGGCATGCTGCTGAGCGGCCCGGGGGCACCCCAACACCTGTCATTGCCTATTCCAAGGGCAGCGCTGGCACCCGGCCCGGGGATGTCAAGGAGGAAGCCCCCCAAGAGATGCAAGTCTCCTCATCCAGCGGTGAGGCAGGTGGCGGGAGCACTGCTGCTGAGGAAGCTTCCGAGACCGCCTCACTCCAGGACCCTGTCATCTCAGGGGGTGAGGAGCCCCCAGTGGTGGCAGGCGGGGGCAGCTATGCATACCCACCTGTGCAGGAATTTCCACTGGCCCTGATTGGGGGCGGCCGGGAACCTGGTGGTGGCAGGGGAAAATCTGGGAGTGAAGGGCCAGTGGGAGCTGGTGAGGGGGACCGGATGGAGGGGATAGGGGCTGCCAAAGTCACTTTCTACCCTGAGCCCTACCCGCTCGTCTACGGCCCCCAGCTCCTTGCCGCTTACCCTTACAACTTCAGTAACTTGGCCGCTCTCCCAGTTGCTCTCAACATGGTCCTACCTGATGAGAAGGGTGGGGGGGCCCTTCCCTTCCTACCAGGGGTCTTTGGCTACGCAGTGAATCCTCAAGCAGCACCCCCTACCCCGCCAACACCACCTCCCCCAACTCTTCCTCCACCAGTTCCCCCTaagggagaaggggaaagggCAGGGGTTGAGAGAACCCAGAAGGGTGATGTGGGGTGA
- the SLC35G6 gene encoding solute carrier family 35 member G6, protein MAGSHPYFNLPDFTQPSPPSTPPSLPSHQRCQPSDATKGLLVALLGGGLPAGFVGPLSRMAYQASNLPSLELLVCRCLFHLPIALLLKLRGDPLLGPPDIRGRACLHALLNVLSIGCAYSAVQVVPAGNAATVRKGSSTVCSALLALCLESQGLSGYDWCGLLGSILGLIIIVGPGLGTLQEGTTGLYTALGYVLAFLGGLTLSLGLLVYRSLHFPSCLPTVAFLFGLVGLLGSVPGLFVLQTPVLPSDLLSWSCVGAVGILALVSFTCVSYAVTKAHPALVCAVLHSEVVVALILQYYMLYETVAPSDIMGAGVVLGSIAIITARNLSCEREGKVEE, encoded by the exons ATG GCTGGCAGTCACCCCTACTTCAACCTGCCCGACTTCACGCAGCCATCGCCGCCCTCCACTCCACCCAGCCTCCCCTCGCACCAGCGCTGCCAGCCCTCTGATGCCACCAAGGGTCTGCTGGTGGCCCTGTTGGGTGGGGGCCTGCCTGCTGGCTTCGTGGGCCCCCTTTCTCGTATGGCTTACCAGGCTTCCAACCTGCCCTCGCTGGAGCTGCTCGTCTGTCGGTGTCTCTTTCACCTCCCTATTGCCCTGCTACTTAAACTGCGTGGCGACCCACTTCTGGGACCTCCTGACATCCGAGGCCGGGCCTGCCTCCATGCCCTGCTCAACGTCCTCAGCATTGGATGTGCCTACAGTGCGGTTCAGGTGGTGCCCGCTGGCAACGCTGCCACTGTTCGCAAAGGTTCTTCCACCGTCTGCTCCGCCCTCCTCGCCCTCTGCCTTGAGAGCCAGGGTCTCAGTGGCTACGACTGGTGTGGACTGTTGGGCAGCATTCTAGGACTAATCATCATTGTGGGACCTGGACTAGGGACACTGCAGGAGGGGACCACGGGTCTCTACACTGCCCTGGGTTATGTGCTCGCTTTCCTGGGAGGCCTGACGCTGTCCCTGGGGCTTCTGGTCTATCGTTCTCTGCActttccctcctgcctcccaacaGTGGCCTTCCTATTTGGCTTGGTGGGGCTGCTGGGCTCTGTGCCAGGCCTCTTTGTGCTGCAGACCCCCGTGCTGCCCAGTGACCTTCTGAGCTGGAGTTGTGTGGGGGCAGTGGGGATCCTCGCCTTGGTCTCCTTCACATGTGTGAGCTATGCGGTCACCAAGGCCCACCCTGCCCTGGTGTGCGCTGTCCTGCATTCTGAGGTGGTGGTGGCCCTTATACTGCAGTATTATATGCTCTATGAGACTGTGGCACCTTCTGACATCATGGGGGCAGGGGTTGTGCTGGGCAGCATTGCCATCATCACAGCCCGGAACCTCAGCTgtgagagggaagggaaggtggaGGAGTGA